The following nucleotide sequence is from Trifolium pratense cultivar HEN17-A07 linkage group LG2, ARS_RC_1.1, whole genome shotgun sequence.
GCATCCTCTTTCTTGTTCTTATAACATAGTGGATAATTTATTTAGTGTCCGTTTGAATTCacttatttttaactttttgtgTATTACTTTTGTTAAGGTAGTTTACGAAAACTTATTTGTTTACCTAACCTCaaaaataactcaatccaaATTCCAAACGAGTTCATTGTACTACTGGTTAATTTCCTTTTGTGCATATATCCATTTTGTTACAATTGCTTACTAAACCCAAAATTAAGTTTTGTGACTTAAATGAGAAAGAAATTTCAAACAACACTaagatgagaaagaaaaaaagttgtgacaaaaaaattagaataagaTATAGTTATGCTTCCTAAGAGTTGCATTATCCTCTTAAGAAACAAACTCAGATGTAGCATGCATAAACGTAGTTAACCAATGAAAAAATAGTAGATTTTGTAGAAAAGGCAAATATAATAATGCATCAGTTGAAGAACTATGAGACATGAAAATATTTGATTGTATCAGACAATATTTGATTGTATCAAAAAATATTCTATAAAACATGCAATATAACAGGTTCATATCACAAATCAACACAGCAGTTACCAATTGATTGTATCACAGACATCACAAATTCTGATCAATAAACCAACACAGAAGTTCCCAATTGAAACAAAACCATGATAAACTAAGCATAAATGTGTTACATTATACAAATTGTTAAATAAGAGGCCGAAACAAATCCACAGAAACAAAAAGAGACAGAAAGAACAACAAGCCTTTTGGTCTCACTGGTGGAACCAAAGACAAAACATACTGCAAGAAACATGACAATGTTGAAAGATACAAGTATTCTGTTAGGAACCCAGAGAATTGAATTCAAAGGAAGAATTATTTCATTGAAAGATTAAGAAACAATAAAAGATAGAGTGAGAATAGGATAAAAATCTCTCCTCCCAGTATTTCCCCTTCTACAATAGTCACTACTCTATTCACAAAATTTACAATTCTCAATAATAATCTGTATCCTATTTATACCAATATTCCTCTAACTAACTGACTAACATATTCTCTGACCACTCTTACCTACTTTAATTCTCCTTAATTCTATATTCTAACATAATCTATATGTAATTTCGTTTTAGGTCACGTGAAAATggaattaatttcaataatctCAGACCACAGCAAGACCCTTGAAATTTAAACAAGTGTAATCCATGTTAAATATACATTTTCACACTATGCTTGAGATTCTTAAGCTGCAGAACCTAAGATATTCACTTCAAATGATTTATGACCATATTAAACTTGTGAAAATGCTACCAGTGGTCAGAACAAGTACAGGTCCCATCACGAAAATGATGGAACCGGCTAGCATCTCTAACAATTATCAACCTGTTTGTGACCTTTGATATTAGTTTTACAGCAGTGTGACAATCATCACATATCCGAAGGTTTTTAATTACGTGGATGGGTGCCGGAGAAGGTATTTTCATGAGGCCATATGCTATGGCGAGCTTCTCACTGTGATAATTAAGATAACTTTCCTTCTGTTCATCTTCCACATCATGCAGTACAGCTTCAATATTCGGCACATATCCCAATTGCTTAATCATTTCCAATAATATTTGAACCTTTTTGTAAATTTGAATACACTCTGGATGACTGCTTCCATCTGAAGCAAAGACGTGGACAACATTTCTTATCTCTAACCAACTTACTCCAGGTTCCTTCTTAACATTTCTTTCCCTCATCAGTTTCCTAATTGTTGTGACCCCGTCCCAGCTACGTGCCTTTGCATACATATTTGATAGCAATGTATATGTCCCCACATCACGAGGGTCCATCTGTAAGATAGTTTCTGCAATTTGTTTCCCCAAGCTATAATTTCGATGAACATTACATGCATTAAGCAATACTCGCCAGGAAACAACATCCCACTTCACTTGTGTTGTCTTCATGAAATTCTCAGCCTCTTCAAGTAGACCAGCTCGGCACAAAACCGCGACCACACAGGTGTAGTGCTCCAAGCCTGGCTCGATCTTAAAATGTTTCATTAGCTGATTCAAATAGTAAAATCCTTCTTTCACAAGAGCCAAATGAGCACAGGCGGATAGAACACCAACAAAGGTTACATGGTTTGGACATTCTCCAGTAGAAACCATGTCTTGAAACACTAGCAAAGCTTGTTTACCAAGTCCATGTTGGGAATACCCACATATCATAGCATTCCAAGTGATAATATTTCGATGCATCATATCAAAGAACACATTATATGAGGAATCAATGCTGCCACTCTTGGAATACATATTTATCAAAGTGTTTCCGACAATTACATGATTCTTAAAACCTAACTTCTCAACCCTACCATGCAATATATCGCCATGTTTGAGTGCTGCTATACCTGCACAAGCATTAAGCAAAACTGCAAAAGTGAACTCGTTGGGCATAGTACCTTCTTGATCCATACATGTAAGAAGATTCAACGTCTCCTCAAAATCGCCATTCTGCAAGTAAGCGGTCATGACGGATGTCCACACCACCACATTCCGATTTTGTAAACCGTCAAAAACTTTCCTCACATTCAAAACATCGCCACATTTTCCGTACATGTCTACCAACATGCTACcaacaaatacatcaaacaccAAACCTCCTTTCAACAACTGTGCATGAAGTTGCAAACCCAATCGCAAATCTCTAATCTGACCACAAAGTCCCATGACACTAACATATGTAACATTGTCCCAAACCGCACAGTCATCCACCATTCTCCCCAAAACATCCACGGCTTCGGCCCAACGCCGAGACTCCACAAGCGCATTCAACACAGAGTTATAACAAAATGCATCATTATTACTACCATGCTCACTATCCAAAACCTGCAATGCTAAATCAACATGAAAACACTTCGAGTACATATGAACAAGAGCGCTTTTCACATAATGATGAAAAACCAACCCAAATTTAAACAAATACCCATGACACTGCATCCCTTCAAAAACTCTCCGACTATGAGAACAAGCAGAAAGAACAGTGGTAAACACATACTCATTCGGTAAAACATCATTTTGAAAGGACGAAACCATATTTTTGAAGAGTGAAATAACTTCCAAGTGTTCACCACTATGTAAATAACCACCCATTAAAGCATTATAAGAAACAACGTTTCTAATTGGCATTTCATCGAACAGGTAACGTGCCAAACAGAGTTTGGAACATTTAACATAGAGATTGATTAGGGAGTTAATTTGAACAATGTGAGATTGGCGGTATGAAGATTGGTTGCGAATGAGCAACTGGGTATGGATGGTTTTGCCAAAGTTTAGATATTTAGCATCAGCAGAGAATTTTAAGAGGTGTAAAAGGTCTTCAAGTGATGCATACCTTGAATAAGAAGCGACTGCCATAGCTATTATGCTACTTTGTGTTATTGGCAATAGGTGAGAGGATAATGGTGAACGCGAGTGGAGTAATGATTCGCCGGCGAAGTGTTGATGGTGGCTCCCAACCAGGAAACGGATCTCTGACTTGAATTTGCGGATTGGGAAGGCCGGAAGGTGAACCACAAGCTTGAATATTTGCGCTTTCAATGACGCAACGATGACGAAGCTCGACGGCGACGATGAAATGACCGACGAGAAACACGGTCGGAGGGGACGAAGCTCAAAGGCTACAACGGCGACGATCAACGACAATAACGAAACTGGAAGTAATGGATTTTacagtttttgttttctttacaCGCCGTTTTTTtcagttattttctttttcaactattttgttttttttcaattaCTAGTTGACCACGTTTCAACTAGTCAACTATCAACTATTCCCTCTTGTaattattataaggaacactttgaaaaaatcacacagatcaatgaagcacatttaacatagttattttcatttcatactcttataaattttaatttatttcatgtatacccttatttaattactctttattcaactaacttacttatttttaaattctctctcataataaataagggcataagtgaaattaaacatttaaaacatttgaaaattggtcaaagtttcttataaaaaagaccaaattttttgccctaagtgttacttataaaaaggaccgaagggagtataATCTATACTAATCTATCTATATCTAGCTATTCTACCTATACTAATAAAAATGATAGATGAGTTTGGGCTGAATTTTTATTATTgtcaattttatccttcaaaaaCTTCCACCGATCAATAGTGAAAAAAAAACTGCTctcaaatatcaaaattaaaactaacTTCGGTgctgtttacactgatttttggtaaacaaccgctagttttattttctttcttactGATAAGTGCACCCAAGAAGAAAGTTAAAAATATCCTAATGGAACCACAAGTGAGtaaaaaaactcaaaacattGAAAAGAAATATATCATAAGAAAAGACGTTTAGAATTGGTATATGACATTAATTCTTAATTTTCCTTTCAAACTTTTGGTTAGGTTCTTAGGAGTAAAGATGTCAGCTCAAAGGTAAAATAACATGTCATAAAATCTGGATTGtagatatttattttaagtaGTTAGAAATATTTTATGATATAAAGATGTGGttgatattcaaaaaaaaaaaaatttagacaaACAGGAAATAATGAATAATGTTTTTGCTATATTATTCACATGGTATATTGGTACAATGAGGAGTGCTagtaacacactctttaacaaacacactctaacacactttcttctattggttaaaatttatatgggtcccacaaaaattatatgggtccacatttttttatgggacacatgtgaatttcaaccaataaaagagaatgtgttggagtgtgtttgttaaagagtgtgttgctagcattattcttgctacaatatatagttttgtttgtgccaaaaaaaataaacaaaggaagaggtttttcttttttacaaaaaaaaataaagaggctGTCTGAAATCAAAATCATTGCTTCCTATAATTATTGTTTCATTTCCACcaactaattaaaatttgatttcaTTATTTGACCCTAAAATAACTGTCATTTTTAATAGTGAATCTCATAATATCTCTTAATTTGAATGTTTTGATCTTGTAACCTTAACAAGGTTGCTGGGAGGAAGTTCTCAAACAATAggtaaaatattttcttaaagtTGTTAACCAGTAatgttttttgttaaaattatatttcatcTTTTTAATGATATTTAAGTACTTAGGTTGTTGCGACTGAAGATGTTAGCTCAAAGGTAAAATAACATCTTATCAAACCTTTATTCTAAGTACTCTTTTTATAGGGTGTTAACTTAAGttgtttttgttgatatatTAGGCCGACAAAACTTTCGATCCTGTTAAAAAAGTTACCAACAAGATGGAAATTTGGAGACTAGGTGTGCTTCTCGATGATATGTGGATTGTATACAAAGGAGAATCTGAAGATCACGTTGATTTGTTACTTAGGAATGTCAAGGTACTTGACAATAATCAAGTTTTTTATGacgaatttaaaatttaactCGGTATAATGATTTTGTAATACATGCAATGTATTTATTTGTAGGGAGACATTATCCAAGCTACGATTATGCAGAATGACATTAAGAAGTGGAAATCAAAACCCACACAAGGAAAAACCTACTACATGCATAATTTTAGAGTTGTTGTGAATGATTCAGCATATAAAATGACTCCACACAAATTTAAGTTAACATTTGCTGGTGCGACAATGGTTGATGAAGAAGACATACCTGGAATTCCCTTTACTGCATTCAACTTTAAGGATTTTGCGGAAATCCAATCTGGGAAATATGTACCTAATCAATGTGTTAGTAAATAGAATTAGCTTTTAAAACATgcatgtttcatttttttatgagtATTTAGTactttataattaatattttttttagatgtcATTGGAGTTATTCACACTATAGGGAAGTCTGTATCTCAAAGTTcatcaaaaaaatgaaatattgcATTTACTCTGAAGGATCTACAGTAATAGGTTTATAATTTtgttgtaaatttatttttaataataatctATGCCACTAattctttgttcactttttttttacaaaattctttcactacaagaaaacagcCATTTATTGGCGGCCAAAAGCCCTCAGGAAGAGGCAAAAACTGCCAGAAACTGCATAATTAGTGGCAGCCTACTGGCGGCCACGTTACGCCAGTAAATAAGGCGTCGGTAACGTTCTTGGCGGCCTAAGCCGTCGCAAACCGGCATGGCGAAACATACTGGCGGCCCAGACCGCCACAAGTCAGCAATGGTCAATTCAAGGACCAAAGCCATTATTGGCGGCCTAGACCGCCGCAAAATAATAGTGTCGGAAAGGACAGTTCTTTGCAGGTTGCAGCAGAGCTACTGGCGGCCTGGATCGCCACTAACATTTCCCATATTTTGACCAGTTAGCGACGGCCTGAACCGCCACTACGGCCTattcgatttttttaaaaaaaatgtttttaattaattattttgttttaaaaaaagtttttttaaatattaattgctttaaaaaaacattttattttatttaaatataaaatttaatagttttaattattttgtttatatttatttttttaaaaaaaatttatttaatttaaaaataagacaTGCATGTGGTTAAGTTAAATATTAataactatttttctttttacacgatctaataattttgttaaaaaaaaattaataatataacttttaaaCATACACGATctaataatttttgtaaaaaaaattaaaaatataacttttaaaCATACACGATctaataatttttgtaaaaataaatttaaaaatataacatttaaacATCACATTAAACATATAACCGGCGAGAATAACTTCAAAAACATCACATTAAACATATTAaccaacaatatattttaataataacaaaacaaatactAAGCTTAAAAGATCacacaaacatatatattatacaaaCCAAATAATATTACTTACTTGTTGTGCCGGGTAGTGTCTGACTTTGAGTTCTTTAGACTAAGCTCTCAACCACGACAACCGACGAACCAACCATGAATCTctaaataaaaaacagaaaaacaactattaataaaaatatatataacattaaaaaacaactcataaagtttttaaaaaaaaaaattgaacttacaTTATTATGCTGAGGAAGAGTGATGTCTACATTATACTCCTATGTACAAATCGCCAAACAAAATAACACTTGCtacattaaaattttaaaaatatctattagcataaacacaatttattatatcaatataaacataaaatattaaacttttaaACTTGCATAAATATTAGAGAAATACTTACCAAagtgaagaagaacaagagtGAAATGATAAAGAGTTagagaatttttagagagatgtTGGAGAAATTTTAGATAGAGAATGGATTGTGGGAAATGAGAGTTGTGAAGTGAAGGAAGATATATATAGATGGGGATGAAATTCGTGAAAACTGGTCTTGGAGCTTATTGGCGGTCAAAGCCGCCACAAAGCCCAAGGAACATCTTCCAACGCTTCCAACggtcatattttttaaattcccaAAGAGTTTGTGGTGGGACAGGCCGACAGTAATGGCTGGCCAGATATCAAGGAGCTTATTGGCGGTCAAAGCCGCCACAAAGCTCAATGACGACAGCCAatggtcattttttttaaattcccAAAACCTTTGCGGCGGCCAAGGCCGACAATACTGACTGGGCGAATTTTAAGGCGTGTGACAGCTTTCTTTTTTTGGATTCTTGCATAGTTAGTGGCGGCCTGGGCCGCCGGTAATTGAAAAGACAATTACAGACGGCCAGGACCGCCGGTAATGGTTTTCGTTCGCATACGTTTATGGCGGCCTGGACCGCCACTAATAGAAAACCCAGTTTCTGGCGGCCAGGTCCGCCAGtaagttttaattttgttgtttaaataatatttgtttatgttgTGGTGGTTTTTTATACTTATTGGGGGCTTAGGCCGCCAGTAAGCTACAGAGGGCCAAAATCGCCAGTAATTTCCGCCGATAAAtgaatgttttcttgtagtgtttgtTCACTCTATGTGACTATAATAACATACCACATGTACAAAATTCTTTGTTCACTCTATGATGGATTGCACTCTATGGGAGTCTCTTTCTATTCAATTTATAGACTTTTACAACAAGCTGATTGATATCGGTCATGTGGTTTTAATTATCAAACATGTCCGTGTGAAGGAACCACAAAGGTATACTAATGAATTAAAATGTTAGTTAACacttttaatacatttttaataacttttactttttttcctAATTGTAGGGAACTATCCATTACAACTCACTAATGTTTGGGCTGAAACTCGACTTTTTTTTATCAGACTATTCCTGAGATCAAAGCTCTCTTGAGCAGGTTTAACATTATAACAATCGATGCATTTCAATTATTGAGTTATTTCTTACGCCGTACATTTTTGATTATGTTGAACTTATAATACAATATATTTCCTTCATGCAGTTTGCCAAAGGACATTACTTATTTGACACAACATAGTGGAGTTTCAAATTCATCTCAGTTCTACACCCAAAATTCTTTTGCCTCTCAATTTAATTCTGATGAAAACTTCATGGAGCAAGCTCGTGTTCTTAGTTTGGGGGTATGAAAAAATTGAAGCAAGTTATGGTATTAACTCAACAAAGTTAATTAACAACAATTGTTGCCTTACTAATCCTTGATGTATTTGGTATCTTTGTTGTAAATTTTTTGTGCGACTGTTGTTACTGAAGGAAAATCGTAGCAAAACAGAGatgtaaaacgcagcggaaattaaaattttccttcgatggatccttgcgaatggacatgatcagggtttcggttattacctttgaagaacaaattccTCGATTCTGAGTTGATCACAAGCACTGCACGATCGCAGCACCTATAGtcggtccacacgaacagtttccgttcacctcttagtgctagctgcaagacgacggtagagggagatttagtgcggttagggttttagagaattttagggtttctccaaaattcggatTATGTGTGTAACCACCAGACTGAAttgcataaggctctatttatagagcttcttatgttgtcttcaggccaaaacggttattggacttcgcaagcccaataacctactgttactaatcgcaccccacCAATAAGTCATgcttatttctcccgtcattaactgtccttatgtgtgtgaccctgtaggtttttatgacgttggcaataatattaatctcaatattataaacagtgagcggtatctagcaacacatcactgctacccaagtcacaagaatgtcacgtgatctgacaaacctttcagtgataaatatcttgtgtataattacccttttacccttatgtctatattgaacacaaggcatagtatgtcaaccttgctaagttcaatatgttggtgtaagccctagacgccaattatttatgattgcatgatacttgtattgaataattcatttattaaaggcttaattagtcttttggtcccttaaagacattttaggtttcacaatggtcccttaaaaaaaaaggtatggattggtcccttaaagacacatcagtttctcaattggtcctttctgtcaattttttacaaaaaatgttagttttagttgactggaTTGTgaatgtcattaagtgtaagtggtccaccaaaaaccttattaatttttaaaagtttaaccattggaattttttgttataattgaagttaaaatttaacggaaaggaccaatatgacaaacatatatgtctttaaggtaccaatccgaacctttttttctttaagggaccaatccgagcctttttttctttaagggaccattgtgaaacctaaaatgtctttaagggaccaatagactaattaagcctattataAAGGctcttctttattatttttatgtgttaaaataataaagtccctagaatagttagtTCGTTAagtggaacgttaagtatgacttaatcgtgagaatccattaaacataagaacactattcttaaagcatccgtagtcaagctttaaagtgaaatgggataacattaaagcatagaggctattatgttggtagactgatgatcacatctcacggatcatggA
It contains:
- the LOC123911157 gene encoding pentatricopeptide repeat-containing protein At5g39680-like, which translates into the protein MAVASYSRYASLEDLLHLLKFSADAKYLNFGKTIHTQLLIRNQSSYRQSHIVQINSLINLYVKCSKLCLARYLFDEMPIRNVVSYNALMGGYLHSGEHLEVISLFKNMVSSFQNDVLPNEYVFTTVLSACSHSRRVFEGMQCHGYLFKFGLVFHHYVKSALVHMYSKCFHVDLALQVLDSEHGSNNDAFCYNSVLNALVESRRWAEAVDVLGRMVDDCAVWDNVTYVSVMGLCGQIRDLRLGLQLHAQLLKGGLVFDVFVGSMLVDMYGKCGDVLNVRKVFDGLQNRNVVVWTSVMTAYLQNGDFEETLNLLTCMDQEGTMPNEFTFAVLLNACAGIAALKHGDILHGRVEKLGFKNHVIVGNTLINMYSKSGSIDSSYNVFFDMMHRNIITWNAMICGYSQHGLGKQALLVFQDMVSTGECPNHVTFVGVLSACAHLALVKEGFYYLNQLMKHFKIEPGLEHYTCVVAVLCRAGLLEEAENFMKTTQVKWDVVSWRVLLNACNVHRNYSLGKQIAETILQMDPRDVGTYTLLSNMYAKARSWDGVTTIRKLMRERNVKKEPGVSWLEIRNVVHVFASDGSSHPECIQIYKKVQILLEMIKQLGYVPNIEAVLHDVEDEQKESYLNYHSEKLAIAYGLMKIPSPAPIHVIKNLRICDDCHTAVKLISKVTNRLIIVRDASRFHHFRDGTCTCSDHW